A stretch of Streptomyces vietnamensis DNA encodes these proteins:
- a CDS encoding YlxR family protein, with protein sequence MSGRTHACACPERTCVGCRERAAKSDLLRIVVNKDECVPDHRGTLPGRGAYLHPAVVCLDLAVRRRAFPRAFKVQGPLDTEALRHHVEQAAPQ encoded by the coding sequence GTGTCTGGCCGGACGCATGCCTGCGCGTGCCCTGAGCGAACCTGTGTGGGATGCCGGGAGCGAGCGGCCAAGAGCGATCTGCTGCGGATCGTGGTGAACAAGGACGAGTGCGTTCCTGATCATCGCGGTACGCTGCCCGGCCGGGGTGCGTACCTGCACCCCGCCGTGGTCTGTCTCGACCTGGCGGTCCGTCGCCGGGCCTTTCCGAGGGCCTTCAAGGTCCAGGGACCGCTCGACACGGAGGCACTCCGTCACCACGTCGAGCAGGCGGCACCGCAGTGA
- the infB gene encoding translation initiation factor IF-2, whose translation MAKVRVYELAKEFGVESKVVMAKLQELGEFVRSASSTIEAPVVRKLTDALQGPGGNAGKTAAKPGAPRKATPSPAAPSPAAAARPAAPKPGAPAPKPAPAAPAAPAPVTPAAPASSTPSPAPAAPGPRPGPKPAPKPVTPAPAAPEFTAPPSAPAAGPRSGGATPGPRPTGERPARPGQGAPRPQGQGAPRPGGQQAPRPGGARPAGPRPGNNPFTSGGSTGMARPQAPRPGGGAPRPGGPGAVPGAPRPQGGPGGAPRPQGQGGARPTPGGMPRPQAPRPGGAPGGNRPNPGMMPQRPAAGPRPGPGGRGPGGPGGRPGGPGGGGRPGFAGRPAGPGGGGGGFAGRPGGPGGGGGRPGGPGGGGGGFGGRPGGFGGRPGGPGGRGGTQGAFGRPGGPARRGRKSKRQRRQEYEAMQAPSVGGVMLPRGNGEAIRLSRGASLTDFAEKIGANPASLVAVMMNLGEMVTATQSVSDETLQLLGDEMNYQVQIVSPEEEDRELLESFDIEFGEDEGGEEALVSRPPVVTVMGHVDHGKTRLLDAIRKTNVVAGEAGGITQHIGAYQVSTQVNDEERRITFIDTPGHEAFTAMRARGAKSTDIAILVVAANDGVMPQTIEALNHAKAAGVPIVVAVNKIDVEGADPVKVRGQLTEFGLVAEEYGGDTMFVDISAKQGLHIDSLLEAVVLTADASLDLRANPNQDAQGIAIESHLDRGRGAVSTVLVQRGTLRIGDTMVVGDAYGRVRAMLDDKGNNVEEATPSTPVLVLGLTNVPGAGDNFLVVDEDRTARQIAEKRAARERNAAFAKRVRRVSLEDLDKVLKAGLVQELNLIIKGDASGAVEALESSLLQLDVGEEVDIRVLHRGVGAVTESDIDLAMGSDAIVIGYNVRAAGRAAQMAEREGVDVRYYSVIYQAIEEIEAALKGLLKPEYEEVELGTAEIREVFRSSKLGNIAGVLIRSGEVKRNTKARLIRDGKVIAENLNIEGLRRFKDDVTEIREGFEGGINLGNFNDIKIDDVIATYEMREKPRA comes from the coding sequence GTGGCTAAGGTCCGGGTATACGAACTCGCCAAGGAGTTCGGTGTGGAGAGCAAGGTCGTCATGGCCAAGCTCCAAGAACTCGGTGAATTCGTCCGTTCGGCGTCCTCGACGATCGAGGCGCCGGTCGTGCGCAAGTTGACTGACGCTTTGCAGGGTCCCGGTGGCAACGCCGGCAAGACCGCTGCCAAGCCCGGCGCGCCCCGCAAGGCGACGCCTTCCCCCGCGGCGCCGTCTCCGGCCGCCGCGGCACGTCCCGCTGCTCCGAAGCCCGGCGCCCCGGCCCCCAAGCCGGCCCCCGCCGCGCCTGCGGCGCCCGCGCCGGTCACTCCGGCCGCGCCCGCGAGCAGCACCCCCTCTCCGGCTCCGGCCGCTCCGGGCCCCCGCCCGGGCCCGAAGCCCGCGCCCAAGCCGGTCACGCCGGCTCCGGCCGCCCCGGAGTTCACCGCGCCCCCGTCGGCTCCCGCCGCCGGTCCGCGTTCCGGTGGCGCCACCCCGGGTCCCCGTCCCACCGGCGAGCGTCCCGCCCGCCCGGGTCAGGGTGCCCCCCGCCCGCAGGGCCAGGGTGCTCCGCGCCCCGGCGGCCAGCAGGCCCCCCGTCCGGGCGGTGCCCGTCCGGCCGGTCCCCGTCCGGGCAACAACCCCTTCACTTCGGGTGGCTCCACCGGCATGGCGCGCCCGCAGGCGCCCCGTCCGGGTGGCGGCGCTCCCCGTCCCGGCGGCCCCGGTGCCGTTCCGGGCGCCCCGCGTCCGCAGGGTGGCCCCGGTGGCGCCCCGCGTCCGCAGGGTCAGGGCGGTGCCCGTCCGACCCCCGGTGGCATGCCTCGCCCGCAGGCTCCCCGTCCGGGCGGCGCGCCCGGCGGTAACCGTCCGAACCCGGGCATGATGCCGCAGCGTCCCGCTGCCGGCCCGCGTCCCGGCCCCGGCGGTCGTGGCCCCGGTGGCCCCGGCGGTCGTCCGGGCGGTCCCGGCGGCGGCGGTCGTCCCGGCTTCGCCGGTCGTCCGGCCGGTCCCGGCGGTGGCGGCGGCGGCTTCGCCGGTCGTCCCGGTGGTCCCGGTGGCGGCGGCGGTCGTCCGGGTGGTCCCGGCGGCGGTGGCGGCGGCTTCGGCGGTCGTCCCGGTGGCTTCGGCGGCCGTCCCGGCGGTCCGGGTGGCCGTGGTGGCACGCAGGGCGCCTTCGGTCGTCCCGGCGGTCCCGCGCGTCGTGGTCGCAAGTCGAAGCGTCAGAGGCGCCAGGAGTACGAGGCCATGCAGGCCCCGTCCGTGGGCGGCGTGATGCTGCCTCGCGGCAACGGCGAAGCCATTCGCCTGTCGCGCGGTGCGTCCCTCACCGACTTCGCGGAGAAGATCGGCGCCAACCCGGCGTCGCTCGTCGCGGTCATGATGAACCTCGGCGAGATGGTCACGGCCACGCAGTCCGTCTCCGACGAGACGCTGCAGCTCCTCGGCGACGAGATGAACTACCAGGTTCAGATCGTCTCGCCGGAGGAGGAGGACCGTGAGCTGCTCGAGTCCTTCGACATCGAGTTCGGCGAGGACGAGGGCGGCGAAGAGGCCCTGGTCTCCCGTCCGCCGGTCGTGACCGTCATGGGTCACGTCGACCACGGTAAGACCCGACTCCTCGACGCGATCCGCAAGACCAACGTGGTCGCGGGCGAGGCCGGTGGCATCACCCAGCACATCGGTGCCTACCAGGTCTCCACCCAGGTCAACGACGAAGAGCGTCGTATCACCTTCATCGACACCCCGGGTCACGAGGCGTTCACCGCCATGCGTGCCCGTGGTGCGAAGTCGACCGACATCGCGATCCTCGTGGTCGCGGCCAACGACGGCGTCATGCCGCAGACGATCGAGGCGCTCAACCACGCCAAGGCCGCCGGCGTCCCGATCGTCGTCGCGGTCAACAAGATCGACGTCGAGGGTGCCGACCCGGTCAAGGTCCGCGGTCAGCTGACCGAGTTCGGTCTGGTGGCCGAGGAGTACGGCGGCGACACGATGTTCGTCGACATCTCCGCCAAGCAGGGTCTGCACATCGACTCCCTGCTGGAGGCCGTCGTCCTCACCGCCGACGCCTCGCTCGACCTTCGGGCCAACCCGAACCAGGACGCGCAGGGTATTGCGATCGAGTCCCACCTCGACCGCGGTCGCGGTGCCGTCTCGACCGTCCTGGTCCAGCGCGGAACGCTGCGCATCGGCGACACGATGGTCGTCGGCGACGCGTACGGCCGCGTCCGGGCGATGCTCGACGACAAGGGCAACAACGTCGAGGAGGCGACCCCGTCGACTCCCGTCCTCGTCCTGGGTCTCACCAACGTCCCGGGTGCCGGCGACAACTTCCTCGTCGTCGACGAGGACCGCACGGCCCGCCAGATCGCCGAGAAGCGCGCTGCGCGTGAGCGCAACGCCGCCTTCGCCAAGCGCGTCCGCCGGGTGTCCCTCGAGGACCTCGACAAGGTGCTCAAGGCCGGTCTCGTCCAGGAACTCAACCTCATCATCAAGGGCGACGCGTCCGGTGCGGTCGAGGCCCTCGAGTCCTCGCTGCTCCAGCTCGACGTCGGCGAAGAGGTCGACATCCGCGTCCTGCACCGCGGTGTGGGTGCGGTCACCGAGTCGGACATCGACCTGGCCATGGGCTCCGACGCCATCGTCATCGGCTACAACGTCCGTGCGGCCGGCCGTGCCGCGCAGATGGCGGAGCGCGAGGGCGTCGACGTCCGGTACTACTCGGTCATCTACCAGGCGATCGAGGAGATCGAGGCGGCGCTCAAGGGCCTCCTCAAGCCGGAGTACGAAGAGGTCGAGCTCGGTACGGCGGAGATCCGCGAGGTCTTCCGCTCGTCCAAGCTGGGCAACATCGCCGGTGTCCTCATCCGCTCGGGCGAGGTCAAGCGCAACACCAAGGCGCGCCTCATCCGCGACGGCAAGGTCATCGCGGAGAACCTCAACATCGAGGGTCTGCGCCGCTTCAAGGACGACGTCACCGAGATCCGCGAGGGCTTCGAGGGTGGTATCAACCTCGGAAACTTCAACGACATCAAGATCGACGACGTCATCGCGACGTACGAGATGCGCGAGAAGCCGCGCGCGTAA